The segment GCGTTAATGAAACGAATAAGAGAATGATGTCaccttaggataacctttggtgaGAAGAATGCAAGCTAAAAGAGGTtactataaatttgaatttagttCATGGTAATGTCCttcaatatttgataaaatgcttatgtgatatcttgtatgtttctaaggtgttgAATGTTATTCTTATACTTATACTTTGATGTTTTAATCACAACGAGCTTGTTTTATACGAATAtccatttctcatgattttatacattatgCAATACTAAGTACAAGTGTTCGTACTAATTCCATTCATTTtgtttatctctaaaggtgtaggtggcgtTTGAAAGGAGTCTCAAAGTTGAAGCTTGTATTAGTATTCATTCAAGAAAAGAATATGGTATGTCCTCATTAGATCCGAGGACATCTTGATGTTTAGTTTTCCTTATtgatgtattgtaatagacttagctactttatatatgttgaagtatgggtcgtgtcccaatatATTCGTATGTCTGAGAAGGCGACTTTGAGACTTATCCtttcaatatgtttttctataaaaagagatattattttgtatgaaaagttttaattccgcactactttacatacatgtatgcaatgaatggtagaaagggcttgtcttagacctctGAAAGTTCGACGATGTCGTGCCACAATTTGAGAATGCCCTAACATCTAGGGGTActcttgggtcgtgacaaaactCGATATCAGAGAataaggttatgaagtagtcttaggaatcaaaaattttcaaaaatccatgtctagtagagtcttgaccatcggtgtgaatcgcaacacatctatgggcgagaggtaataggatgatagagtttcccttcttttctgcTCCTACGGCGTGGATAAGAGTAAAAGGTTATAACTGCTCTTtccttatggttttccttgtatTCTatgaagatgaatacgaggaggacaccggctAAGAGGGTTGAAaagaatgatgtgaatgaggGGCTTCCTCCCCGGTGGAAATGTTCCACAAGTTaatcaagttcctcaaggtgttCAAGATGATCAAGTACCTATTGTGGATGGAAATAATAAGGTTTCGATTATTCCCCCGGAAATGgataatggggagattagagaggctctcCTTACCCTAGCCCGAGCTATGACAACTCAAGTGAATAGAGACATTGGGCCTAGAGTGAATGCTATGGAGAGTactatgacctctaggttgagggactttgtgaggatgaatcctcctaccttCTTTGGTTCTACGGTGGTAGAAGATCCCCAAGCTTTCTTGGATGAGGTGTATAAGATAGTGCATGCAATGggagtgacttctagggagaaagcggagttagcttcgtatcaattgaaagatgttgcgCAAGCATGGTTTACTCAATAGAAGGATAGTAGACTGGTTGAATTAGGTCCCTTAaagtgggaagagtttaagaaaGCATTCTTAGAAAgttactttccccgtgagaagaGGGAGGTTAAGATTGAGGAATTTAtaaaccttaggcaaggtaGCATGAGTGctgaggagtattccttgaagttgtccgattgtctaagtatgcttcatccttggtgtctaaccctagggattaGATGAGTAGGTTTTTGATCGGTTTTTCGGATATGgtgaaagaagaatgtcgtaTAACCATGCTCCATGTATCATGACTCTATCTAGGTTTATTTTGTACGCTCAAtccattgaagagtctaaacttggGAGGAGAATTAGAGATGCTAATAGGGGAAGAACTGATGAGCAAGTTCAACATAAGTTTAAGAATAGGGATTCAAAACCAAGATGGTTTTAGTGCTCCTAAGGTGAACCATGAGAGAGGTAGTGGTTCCCAAGTGGTTAGGCCTACTTGTGCGACTTGTGGGAAAAAGCACTGTGGAAAGTCTCTAGCTGGTACTAGTGGGTGCTTTGGTTGTTGGAAGGATGATCACcaggtgagggattgtcctactatttCGGCTAGAGGAAGAAAAGCCAAGAAAGTTCCTGCTAATGTTTCGGATAGTGGTGCTCCAAGGAGGaatcacttctatgctctccgagCCAAAGGAGCAAAATCGGATGATGATGTGATGTcggtaagttatagttttctCTCCTTAGTTATATGAGATCCTtttaagtgggggagtatggcgAGTAGTTTTGTTGTAGATTGTTgtctcatctcttctattcaattcGATCTTAAGAGATAGAatgtcatagtagcatgttgcatgttgcattgtgtttatGAGTCTAATtgaaattgaagttaattgacttATTTTCTAAATAGGTGCATATGTTTAGGTAACATATAGGACCAACTAGAGTTTTAAGGAGATGTTTTCATACCCTATTCTTGCacttatgtgaagcatgtatgcatatgttttcttgaaattttttgttgttgtctcgAGAAAAACGATAGCTTGGTACCTCTTTGATGCATTTTGAGCTTATGATAAGGTTAAGAAGGAAGTTCTTCACTATGTGTTATGAATATATAGCTCTTATATGATTATGCGTTATGAATTGAGTGCTAAGtataatgatatgttatgtggtGGTTGTGCTGCTAGTATTAAGTTTATTTCCTacccttcaaaagattttagtgtcattcgaggatgaatgttcctaagtgagggggataatgtaacattcgaGAAAACGTACTTGTCTATTGAAGAGCCTAATagattttaagaatatgtattgggatACATATGCATCCCAAtacccaatattactcaatatggGCATGAtggagaatattggcttaagggtgttagccaatttcaaTGTATTAACAAAATTTAGAATACACCTTGTTGTTCAAATGCCCCGGTCCAAGCTTGTTTCGGAAGTGTACTTGCattgaagaccctaagctaaaataacTACATTTTTCACATTATACatattaggtacgaggcatccaagtgtcaagcctaggtaccataccacataaccatttaaaatgatcatatagattaagcagtgcccaaggatatagtgaggatccttggacAAGAAGTAAATTTTCCATAAGTGCACGGTTAGGAAAGTGCACAGCAACACATGAGCAAGCACATATGCAACCGGCCGAGAGACAAGCCCAACCGAATTCGATTAGGGTGGTTAGGGAGCAAGCACGCGTAGGGTCCATCCACGTGGGGCCAAGATCCCTAACCTGTCCTAGGATATAATTAAGTTAactaactagctaactaacctaggattCACTAAAATAAACCAACTATTTTACTCGACAaactaagacctaaccgggtgacactaaccgagtaactaactaaagaaacatcctagtacttaacttaggatggtccaaaggggttgtttatggtcctaacaatttacaggtactttattaattaacctaggtcatttaaataattaaattaacttaattaattaatttaaatcctAATTAAACCCGAGACCCTTAGTCAAACACTCTCCTAGTTTTGTCGAGCTAGGAGGGGCgtttttggtaatttaagtGGAGATTCTTTTAGGGTAATTCATGGGACaactatatattgatattaggtcaGTTTTTGACCACTTTTAAACGTCCTTAATCAGATCAAAACGAAATTCTCTCATTTCTCGAGAAACACACTCTtttcaaaactccattgaagaacaagaaaagcttaaggaagaaaaTGAAGTATTCGAAGTTTCCAATCATATTTTCATGGATTCTTAATCTATGAGGTATTTTTATACATCCTTGAAATATATTTCTCAAGGATTCAATTCCAATGATttaaagatgatcaaaaacatgATTTGTCGAATTTTatgatctagccatgggttcttgcataaaaggtTTTAAATCAATGTTTTAGAATTGAACTGATGTTAAtgtaatgtttttaaatttatatttcttatgaacccatgcaaCCCAAGCAAATTCCTattatgactattttatgggttaagtgatgaTGTGTCTATACTTATGAATtatagtgtagttttctatgggctatcttATGATATAAAGTTTATCTGCAATTGTTGTGGCCTTGTCGGCCCTATTTgtagtattatgatgatttgtctTATTGATtttgtgaagtatgatcatatctatctacatgctagttatgtgaaagtatgtgctCTTCTATGGATATTAAGTGATCATGTTGGATTATGTCTATGTGTTTACGTGTGTAGTTTTAAAGTTGAtacatgattattcctacttcactatatgagtctatgatggttatattgataatgttatagtaatatataggacgacataaagatgataaaggtcattcctaagtgcttcaaagaatgatatgttatatgaaataaagtaaagtatgttctgtcttgttttggtagacttgagtcccttacttgatacacgtatatgatgaatatgaacattttcacttagtaggcttatgcacctttgtcttgtatgtgtatggaTGAATGTTTAATGAAATTCTAGGATCGGTAGAGCTAAGATGGTGCCCTTCTAAGCATGACTAATATGTGGAATCTTCtatatagaaagaaggttaagaatatgaaagtctaggatcagTAGACCTAACATGGTTCCCTTCTAAGCATGACTAATATGTGGAATCTTctatagaaagaaggttaagaatgagctaTCCTTAGAGACCATTAAatggtagccctagtggacctatCTTTGGTAGGTGCATTATAACTAGGTAAAGACAAAGAgatggtaccttttcatatgtCCCTTATgttgaacttactctatgagaacaaaggctagcaccgagcgAGTATGTTATGGTTTgcagctctacttgagaatgagactagagtgcaatGTAGCTCTAcctgagaatgagactagagtacataaaagaccatcatattccttaaccatgttcctaatacgctcaaattatacttccctaaagaagtataagaggtcgtataaagtaaagaacccaattatTAGGTTAGGGTtaatcccacgaggaaaattgtTTACACTTAACTTTAGTCTACGGTTACATCTATTTAGTCGAGTCCTTTCCAAAAAATAGGTAATAAAAATGGGaggttttgtgaaacaaaagtgtttaattatttctaagtaaaacaagtagAAAGAGTAAaactttggtgtttatcaagtaaTGAAAAAACTAGGATATAAGTGTTCCAcgtaggttcataacgcggtaatcctagctataacaattctttccttgtgtcttacatgcaaagtgataagttaggtatctctaattcCTTAGTCTGGCAaatagagaatttcacccctaccttggtccggctacgtgtgtattaTTTACTCACcgttacctttacctcatattaagcaacatattaaatatatggCTTAGTTACTACTTCTCATTTATTGAAACTAGTATATTAGATAGtgtccactaaatctatgttgataacttttttcctattaactacccccttGATTCGGAGAGTAGAAAtagggcaagttctaacgtgtgcactcgttaaaacgacttctaaacgaaagaattatcaatacatgcaacaatctattctagaattgttatttatttagttttaccttgttaattacccatggttcccacaaccctagttgtggatttagttacccatgacTAAGAATACACAATTCATGGTTGTTAAACAATAAtttatgtacttactttgataagtttgaagaaaatccataaattgcacttgaaataacaaaattcaCTTGACAATCAATTTCggaaatttgaaataattcCCGAAAATCCAAAGTTAAGTCTCCAATAACAAGAGTATaaaaaaaagtctaaccccaaaaccGAGTTTtttaaccctatttataataacaaagtTCTATTTTAAAAGGAGTccaaaataaggaaagtctgTCCAGACACGCGTCTTCAATCAAAGACTCCACTGTCGATCCGTTGATGGAACAATGGATCGTCGACTACCTCCGTCGGTCCATACTTAACATCTTCTTCAACCTTTATCCTTGCATCTTTTCTTATCAAATCAACGGACCAACAACATGGTCTTTCGATACACTTAAGGTCCGTCGATGCCATCGTTGTTCCAAACTTAGTTATTTCCTCAACACCGGATACTGGGACTAATCTCTTATTTGATCGACGGTTTGACAGGACGGTCCATCGATCAGTCGATGGACCTTCGATCCTTTTATAGCCCCACACTTTGTCAAAATTCCCTAACTTTCTTCCAGATGCTTGGATCTCAAGTCGATGATCGCCCCTTACGGACCATCGATGTCTTCGTGGGTCACCTCTTATGCACAATCTTCTCCATTTCtatttttggacaactttcctgcaaaacatagacaaaaacACATtgaaattactacaaaaagtcctagacacacactaaacttaaggaaaaagcattgaaagtaccgtgaaacaacggtacatcaacaccctcaacttaaaatcGTTGTCGTCAAttgacgcactatgactcaccacaacacctttgtacaaaagtatcttTTTTTAAGCTTTCGCAATCatatggctatcaatcccaactATTTCCATTGATTTAATGCATGATTTCACTCTTACTCTAACTAGGCTCATTCATGTGGATTAGACCATGGCACAGACTCACCACGTCGACACCTCTACTCTTTTATCCCTCACAAAGGCACCAACTTCCGAATATTGCAACTAGTGATCTCAC is part of the Solanum pennellii chromosome 8, SPENNV200 genome and harbors:
- the LOC107027476 gene encoding uncharacterized protein LOC107027476, coding for MRGFLPGGNVPQVNQVPQGVQDDQVPIVDGNNKVSIIPPEMDNGEIREALLTLARAMTTQVNRDIGPRVNAMESTMTSRLRDFVRMNPPTFFGSTVVEDPQAFLDESLNLGGELEMLIGEELMSKFNISLRIGIQNQDGFSAPKVNHERGSGSQVVRPTCATCGKKHCGKSLAGTSGCFGCWKDDHQVRDCPTISARGRKAKKVPANVSDSGAPRRNHFYALRAKGAKSDDDVMSVSYSFLSLVI